A DNA window from Engystomops pustulosus chromosome 6, aEngPut4.maternal, whole genome shotgun sequence contains the following coding sequences:
- the LOC140064455 gene encoding keratin, type I cytoskeletal 19-like, which translates to MAYQSSSSSYRASTGSVAGGRGVGSRNSVSFSKYAASGVGGNYGGNLGFSQVGDFGGNLGAGFDGGFGAAGAGFGGAAGAGYGGGAGYGGGAGFGSGAGFGSGAGFGGGSGFGSGAGFGSGAGFGGGSGFGASFNQGGGFGDGLLSGNEKMTMQNLNDRLANYLDKVRALEDSNAVLEKKIREWYDKQSPVSKEADYSQYYKIIADLRAKILAAQIDNHKVILAIDNTRLTTDDFRLKYENELALRQSVEADINGLRRVLDELTLSKADLESQIESLTEELAYLKKNHEEEMKGLHGQVSGTVNVEMNAAPGIDLSKTLADMRADYEKLAAKYQQEAEERFQAQTRELQAQVVTGSQEVQTSKSEITSLKHTLQSLEIELQSQLSMKAALESSLAETEGRYCAQLSQLQEVIAKVQCELQDIRNQLELQSSEYKMLLDVKTRLEQEIAKYRDLLDGQDMMIPAGRSSSTTVTTTSTSSTTRVR; encoded by the exons ATGGCTTATCAATCTTCATCATCTTCTTATAGGGCATCAACTGGGTCTGTAGCTGGTGGAAGAGGAGTTGGCTCAAGGAATTCTGTGTCTTTTTCTAAATATGCTGCAAGTGGAGTAGGAGGAAATTATGGTGGCAATCTAGGGTTCTCCCAGGTTGGAGATTTTGGTGGCAACTTAGGTGCTGGTTTTGATGGTGGTTTTGGTGCAGCAGGAGCTGGCTTTGGAGGTGCAGCAGGAGCTGGCTATGGTGGTGGAGCTGGCTATGGTGGTGGAGCTGGATTTGGAAGTGGAGCAGGCTTTGGTAGTGGAGCTGGCTTTGGTGGAGGATCTGGCTTTGGTAGCGGAGCAGGCTTTGGTAGTGGAGCTGGCTTTGGAGGAGGATCTGGCTTTGGTGCTAGCTTCAACCAAGGGGGTGGATTTGGAGATGGCCTTCTTTCTGGAAATGAGAAGATGACCATGCAGAACCTAAATGACCGTTTGGCCAACTATCTAGACAAGGTGCGCGCATTGGAAGACTCTAATGCAGTACTGGAGAAGAAGATTCGGGAATGGTATGATAAGCAGAGCCCCGTTAGTAAGGAAGCAGACTATAGTCAATACTATAAGATCATTGCAGATCTGCGTGCTAAG ATTCTTGCTGCCCAAATTGATAACCACAAAGTGATCTTGGCCATAGACAACACCAGACTAACCACAGATGACTTCAGATTGAA GTATGAAAATGAACTGGCTCTCCGCCAGAGTGTGGAAGCTGATATCAATGGCCTCCGCAGGGTCCTTGATGAGCTGACCTTGTCCAAGGCTGACCTTGAGAGCCAGATTGAAAGCTTGACTGAAGAACTGGCCTACTTGAAGAAGAACCATGAGGAG GAGATGAAGGGATTGCACGGTCAAGTCAGTGGAACCGTCAATGTGGAGATGAACGCTGCTCCTGGCATTGACCTGAGCAAGACTCTAGCTGACATGAGGGCTGATTACGAGAAGTTGGCTGCTAAATATCAACAAGAAGCAGAAGAAAGATTCCAGGCCCAG ACCAGGGAATTACAAGCACAGGTTGTCACCGGAAGTCAAGAGGTCCAAACTTCTAAATCAGAAATCACAAGCCTGAAGCACACTCTACAGAGTCTAGAGATAGAGTTGCAGTCTCAGCTCAGTATG AAAGCAGCACTCGAGTCCTCATTGGCAGAAACAGAAGGCCGCTACTGTGCACAGCTGTCACAACTCCAGGAAGTTATAGCCAAGGTCCAGTGTGAGCTCCAAGACATCAGGAACCAGCTGGAACTCCAGAGCAGCGAATATAAGATGCTTCTGGATGTGAAGACCCGCCTGGAACAAGAGATTGCCAAATACAGAGACTTGTTGGATGGACAAGACATGAT GATCCCTGCAGGAAGATCTTCATCAACTACAGTCACAACCACATCCACTTCAT CTACCACAAGAGTGCGCTGA